A stretch of Zootoca vivipara chromosome 13, rZooViv1.1, whole genome shotgun sequence DNA encodes these proteins:
- the LOC118094893 gene encoding zinc finger protein 883-like, whose amino-acid sequence MASLGGDELEMKNKGDHDEIHTEGKPSKYLECGKSFNLSSHSTSPRKKPIGKKPYQCLECGKSFCRRGHLIIHERIHTGEKPYQCEECQKCFSHRSSLTTHQRLHTGEKPYRCLECGKSFSQRFQLISHQRIHTREKPFQCLECGKSFSHRSSFIFHRRIHTGEKPFPYLDCGKSFSQSSHSTSHQRNPIGKKPYQCLECGKSFSRRGHLIIHERIHTGEKPYQCEECQKCFSHRCSFISHQRIHTGEKPYRCLECGKTFSRSDLLTVHQRIHTGEKPFQCLECGKSFNQRATLAAHQRIHKKPYQCSECGKSFNESTKLTSHQIIHRGERPFQCLECGKRFTQKAGLTSHQRTHTWESPYKCLECGRSFSQDSHLISHQIIHTMERPYKCLECGESFSQESFLTSHQRTHSRENQIAVESLNCCIGLDGESHLFQPPAMQDIQQNHS is encoded by the exons atggcctctcttg gtggtgatgaattggaaatgaaGAACAAGGGAGACCATGATGAAATTCACACAGAGGGGAAACCAAGTAAatatttggaatgtggaaagagcttcaatctaAGCTCCCATTCAACCTCCCCTCGAAAAAAACCCATTGGgaagaaaccttatcagtgcttggaatgtggaaagagcttctgtcgGAGGGGTCATCTCATTATTCatgaaagaattcatactggggagaaaccatatcagtgtgagGAATGTCAAAAGTGCTTCAGTCACAGGTCCAGCCTCACTACCCATCAAAgacttcatacaggggagaagccttatcggtgcttggaatgtggaaagagcttcagtcaaaggtTCCAGCTCATttcccatcaacgaattcatacacgggagaaaccttttcaatgcctggaatgtggaaagagcttcagtcacaggtcCAGCTTCATTTTccatcgaagaattcatacaggggagaaaccttttccatacttggattgtggaaagagcttcagtcaaagttcCCATtcaacttcccatcaaagaaatcccattgggaagaaaccctatcagtgcttggaatgtggaaagagcttcagtcggagggGTCATCTGATTATccatgaaagaattcatacaggggagaaaccatatcagtgcgaGGAATGTCAAAAGTGCTTCAGTCACAGGTGCAGCTTCATttcacatcaaagaattcatacaggggaaaaaccttatcggtgtttggaatgtggaaagacttTCAGTCGGAGTGACCTACTCACggtccatcaaagaattcatacaggggaaaaaccctttcagtgcttggaatgtggaaagagtttcaatcAGAGGGCCACCCTTgctgcccatcaaagaattcataaaaaaccttatcagtgctcagaatgtggaaagagcttcaatgagAGCACtaagctcacttcccatcagattATTCATAGAGGGGAGAGACcatttcagtgcttggaatgtggaaagagattcacaCAGAAGGcaggtctcacttcccatcaaagaactcatacctGGGAGAGcccatataaatgcttggaatgtggaaggagtTTTAGTCAGGACTCccatctcatttcccatcaaataattcatacaatgGAGAgaccatataaatgcttggaatgtggagagAGTTTTAGTCAGGAGTCctttctcacttcccatcaaagaactcacagcaGAGAGAATCAGATTGCCGTTGAATCATTGAATTGTTGCATTGGACTGGATGGTGAGAGTCATcttttccaaccccctgcaatgcaggatattCAACAAAaccattcatga